One stretch of bacterium DNA includes these proteins:
- a CDS encoding acyl-CoA dehydrogenase: MSQDIPANGKKKHLTEDEAREVAEAARESKWDRPSFLREIFLGNLRLNLVHPFPQAEGINRPEFQEFYAKMKKFLEEDVDSDKIDRDGKIPDEIRHRLAKLGAFGMKIKKEYGGLEFTQAEYNKVMQLVGSQDGNVAALLSAHQSIGLPQPLKTFGTEEQKKKYLPRVARGEVSAFALTEAEVGSDPANLHSTVEDTDNGQAFILNGEKLWCTNGTIADLIVVMAKHKEDNAISAFIIETSWPGVKVEHRCHFMGLKALENGVISFKNVRVPKENLLWQRGKGLKLALITLNTGRLTIPAICAGTAKACVEVVRKWGRSRVQWGQPVGKHEAIAQKIADMASMTFAMESVSDIATAMSDKGYDIRLEAAVAKMYNTEAGWKIVDDTLQVRGGRGYETADSLRARGDEPIPIERAMRDFRINLIFEGSSEIMRLFIAREAVDKHLDVAWSMINPKSTMGQRLGALPKVIAFYAVWYPSRWLGWSFWPRYSEFGKLARHMRFVNRTTRKLSREIFHGMMRHQAKLAYKQAFLFRVVDIGAELFAMASTMSRALKLSKEGNHDACELADLFCRNARRRVKILLKGLWNNDDVFKYGIAKNILNDKYTWMEEGISGFIKPEKKTVSVQGMKAEKTLA; this comes from the coding sequence ATGTCACAAGATATACCTGCCAATGGAAAGAAAAAACATCTGACTGAAGATGAAGCACGCGAAGTTGCCGAAGCTGCGCGTGAGAGTAAATGGGATCGCCCTAGTTTTCTTCGTGAAATTTTTCTCGGAAATTTAAGGTTAAACCTTGTTCATCCGTTCCCCCAAGCGGAAGGGATTAACCGGCCGGAATTCCAGGAATTCTACGCCAAGATGAAAAAGTTTCTTGAAGAAGACGTGGATTCCGACAAGATCGACCGGGATGGAAAAATTCCTGACGAGATTCGACATCGATTGGCGAAGCTGGGCGCCTTCGGTATGAAGATCAAAAAAGAATATGGCGGGTTGGAATTTACCCAGGCGGAATACAACAAGGTTATGCAACTGGTTGGAAGCCAGGACGGGAATGTAGCCGCACTTTTATCGGCGCATCAATCGATCGGTTTGCCTCAACCGCTTAAGACATTCGGCACTGAAGAACAAAAGAAAAAATACCTGCCCCGTGTTGCACGCGGTGAAGTGTCGGCATTTGCATTGACCGAAGCGGAAGTCGGCTCTGATCCGGCGAATTTGCATTCCACAGTTGAAGATACGGACAACGGCCAGGCGTTTATTCTCAACGGCGAAAAATTATGGTGCACTAACGGAACTATCGCTGACCTCATCGTGGTCATGGCAAAACATAAAGAAGACAATGCGATCAGCGCATTCATTATAGAAACAAGCTGGCCTGGCGTTAAAGTCGAACACCGTTGCCATTTTATGGGACTGAAAGCATTGGAGAACGGGGTAATTTCGTTTAAGAATGTCCGTGTGCCAAAAGAAAATTTGCTTTGGCAACGGGGTAAAGGCCTGAAACTTGCTCTCATTACTCTTAATACGGGACGACTGACTATTCCCGCCATTTGTGCCGGCACTGCAAAAGCGTGCGTCGAAGTGGTTCGTAAATGGGGACGGTCGCGCGTGCAATGGGGACAGCCGGTGGGCAAGCATGAAGCGATCGCGCAAAAGATTGCCGATATGGCGTCAATGACTTTCGCAATGGAATCCGTTTCAGATATTGCAACCGCGATGTCGGATAAGGGATATGATATTCGCCTTGAAGCGGCCGTTGCTAAAATGTATAACACGGAAGCCGGCTGGAAGATTGTTGACGATACCCTGCAGGTTCGCGGCGGACGGGGTTATGAAACAGCAGATTCTTTGCGCGCGCGCGGTGATGAACCGATTCCGATCGAGCGCGCCATGCGCGATTTTAGGATTAACTTGATCTTTGAAGGTTCCAGCGAGATCATGCGCCTTTTTATTGCGCGGGAAGCCGTCGATAAACATCTGGATGTCGCATGGAGCATGATCAATCCGAAATCGACCATGGGACAGCGGTTGGGCGCATTGCCTAAGGTCATAGCCTTCTACGCCGTATGGTATCCGTCGCGCTGGTTGGGCTGGTCTTTCTGGCCGAGATACAGTGAGTTTGGCAAATTGGCGCGTCACATGCGATTTGTTAATCGCACGACGCGAAAATTATCCCGAGAGATTTTTCACGGGATGATGCGTCATCAGGCTAAATTAGCTTATAAACAGGCCTTCTTATTTCGTGTAGTGGATATCGGAGCGGAACTTTTTGCGATGGCTTCAACCATGAGCCGCGCCCTTAAATTATCCAAAGAAGGGAATCATGACGCCTGCGAGCTGGCCGATCTTTTTTGCCGCAATGCCCGTCGACGCGTAAAGATTTTACTTAAAGGTCTGTGGAATAATGATGATGTTTTTAAATATGGAATTGCCAAGAATATATTGAACGATAAATATACCTGGATGGAAGAAGGTATTTCTGGATTTATAAAGCCGGAAAAAAAGACGGTCTCAGTCCAGGGGATGAAAGCGGAAAAAACGTTGGCGTGA
- a CDS encoding DUF4234 domain-containing protein, which translates to MQVKKRNMVAQVFLVIITLGIYAIYWFYQTASELKGIANDPEASPGLWTVLLFIPFGAFYSYYKYGELYEKVSTEKMNRWLLFVLWLVFSPAVWFLVQMDLNKRAEIPATSV; encoded by the coding sequence ATGCAGGTCAAAAAAAGAAATATGGTAGCTCAGGTGTTCCTGGTGATTATCACGCTGGGTATTTACGCGATTTACTGGTTCTATCAAACGGCGAGTGAACTAAAAGGAATTGCCAATGATCCTGAAGCGTCTCCGGGATTGTGGACTGTATTACTATTTATTCCGTTCGGCGCTTTTTATTCCTACTATAAATACGGCGAATTATATGAGAAGGTGTCCACGGAAAAAATGAACCGCTGGTTACTTTTTGTGTTATGGCTTGTCTTTTCGCCGGCAGTCTGGTTTCTCGTGCAGATGGATCTTAATAAGCGCGCTGAAATCCCTGCAACTTCTGTTTGA
- a CDS encoding gluconokinase, with amino-acid sequence MKTQTNQPIKLKNAQRPLILAIDIGTSSTRALVYDALGRPVKNLMHQVGYLFTTSQDGGVYADPKFIVDSTAECIDKIMEELGKHAGEVKAVGFDTFWHNLMGVDKSGKPTTALISWADTRPRLVIDALKQKLNPEEIHSRTGCVIHPSYLPAKLMWFNEEHNETFIKTDKWMSIGEYLYYVFFEKAVCSISMASGTGLLNQNTCKWDEKVFAVMPITPQNLSELGDMDTPLQGLKSTYAKRWPTLVDIPWFPAVGDGASSNVGTGCVAKDQLCIVMGTSGALRVCWEADSVIIPPELWVYRVDKKRFLMGGALSDGGNLRKWIVSHLGVEGGKKGVDKAMNECKPDGHGLTVLPFWAGERSTGWHENARGMIYGLNLNSSREEIVRATMESVSYRYAAVYDIFNRQNMPIKKIIASGGGFIDSEVLTQIMSDVMGLPVTQSGEQEGSARGAAILALEGIGSVRNAAEIPMPLGRTFNPNTQNHEIYKAARERQNNMYNLIAQRWWEKGM; translated from the coding sequence ATGAAGACGCAAACGAATCAGCCTATTAAGCTGAAAAATGCACAACGACCGCTTATCCTGGCCATTGATATAGGTACGTCCTCTACCAGAGCATTGGTTTACGACGCTTTGGGGCGGCCGGTGAAAAATCTTATGCATCAGGTCGGGTATTTGTTTACGACAAGCCAGGATGGCGGCGTGTATGCCGATCCTAAATTTATTGTGGACAGTACGGCCGAATGTATCGACAAAATTATGGAAGAACTTGGGAAACATGCGGGTGAGGTCAAAGCAGTAGGTTTTGATACCTTTTGGCATAATTTGATGGGCGTCGATAAAAGCGGTAAACCGACGACCGCACTGATCAGTTGGGCCGACACACGCCCGCGTTTGGTGATAGATGCATTAAAACAAAAGTTAAATCCGGAGGAAATTCACAGCCGCACGGGATGCGTTATTCATCCAAGCTACTTGCCGGCAAAGCTGATGTGGTTCAACGAAGAACATAACGAGACTTTTATCAAGACAGATAAGTGGATGTCAATCGGCGAATACCTCTACTATGTTTTTTTTGAAAAAGCGGTTTGCAGTATTTCCATGGCATCCGGAACAGGGTTATTAAATCAGAACACATGCAAATGGGATGAAAAAGTTTTTGCCGTAATGCCTATTACTCCGCAAAATCTTTCTGAACTTGGGGATATGGATACACCGCTGCAGGGATTAAAATCAACCTATGCGAAGCGTTGGCCGACTCTGGTCGATATTCCCTGGTTTCCCGCAGTAGGTGACGGTGCGAGTTCCAACGTCGGCACGGGATGCGTTGCGAAAGATCAGCTTTGTATCGTGATGGGCACATCGGGCGCTTTGCGGGTGTGCTGGGAAGCTGACTCGGTAATTATTCCGCCGGAATTGTGGGTTTATCGCGTAGACAAAAAAAGATTTTTAATGGGCGGTGCCTTAAGCGACGGCGGGAATTTGAGGAAATGGATCGTGTCCCATCTCGGAGTTGAGGGAGGGAAAAAAGGCGTGGATAAAGCTATGAACGAATGTAAACCGGATGGCCACGGACTTACCGTTCTGCCCTTTTGGGCGGGCGAGCGAAGCACCGGATGGCATGAAAATGCCCGTGGTATGATATATGGACTCAATCTGAACAGTTCAAGGGAGGAAATCGTCCGCGCAACAATGGAAAGCGTGAGTTATCGTTATGCGGCGGTGTATGATATTTTTAACCGTCAAAATATGCCTATCAAAAAAATTATTGCTTCAGGAGGAGGGTTCATTGATTCGGAAGTGCTGACGCAAATTATGTCCGATGTCATGGGATTACCTGTAACGCAATCAGGCGAGCAGGAAGGTTCTGCCCGTGGAGCTGCGATATTGGCTTTGGAAGGTATCGGATCAGTTCGGAACGCTGCAGAAATTCCGATGCCGCTGGGCCGCACCTTTAATCCTAACACGCAGAATCATGAAATTTATAAAGCAGCAAGAGAGCGGCAGAACAATATGTACAATCTCATCGCTCAGCGTTGGTGGGAAAAGGGAATGTAA